Proteins encoded within one genomic window of Pseudomonadota bacterium:
- a CDS encoding HigA family addiction module antitoxin produces the protein MKKILHPVHPGEVLSEEFLKPMNLSQNRLALGIGVPARRINEIVLGKRRISADTALRLARFFGISAEFWLGLQAQYDLDVTAEALGERLEQEVKTYAVNK, from the coding sequence ATGAAAAAAATACTCCATCCCGTGCATCCCGGTGAAGTCCTCTCTGAGGAATTCCTTAAGCCCATGAACCTAAGCCAGAATAGACTTGCGCTAGGTATAGGTGTGCCTGCCCGAAGAATAAATGAAATTGTTCTTGGAAAAAGAAGAATTTCCGCTGATACCGCTCTAAGGCTGGCACGGTTCTTCGGGATATCTGCTGAATTTTGGTTGGGTTTGCAGGCCCAGTATGATCTCGATGTTACTGCCGAGGCCTTAGGAGAAAGGTTGGAACAGGAAGTAAAAACATACGCAGTTAACAAATAA
- a CDS encoding type II toxin-antitoxin system RelE/ParE family toxin: protein MIKSFKDKETEKVYNREGSHKLPQDIQQVALRKLRILNNVKTLKDLKVPPANRMEKMKGDREGQLSIRINDQWRVCFKWQNGDAHEVEITDYH, encoded by the coding sequence ATGATAAAATCATTTAAGGATAAAGAAACCGAAAAAGTATATAACCGTGAAGGGTCTCACAAACTTCCGCAGGATATACAACAGGTAGCGCTGAGAAAGTTACGGATACTGAATAACGTTAAAACTCTCAAGGATTTGAAAGTTCCACCTGCAAATAGGATGGAGAAAATGAAAGGCGACCGGGAAGGTCAGTTAAGTATAAGAATTAATGACCAGTGGCGTGTCTGTTTTAAGTGGCAAAATGGTGATGCCCACGAGGTCGAAATAACCGATTACCATTAA